A stretch of DNA from Caldalkalibacillus uzonensis:
AATCGGTACAATACAAAAATTATGGAATACAAAACAACCCAAAGTACCCCACCCTGTAGAGGCATTATCTTATACTTTAAAAAAGTTATCTCGTTCTACCTTGCAGACTCTTAACCCAAATCGTTTATACCATTCAGCTTTCCCTTTTTTCTGTGCAACTTGATGCATTGCATTATCTTTCCAATTCTTTATTGCATTTAAGGACTCCCAATAAGAAACCGTAATACCTATGCCTTCTTGGTCACGGACGCTTTCTACAC
This window harbors:
- a CDS encoding antibiotic biosynthesis monooxygenase family protein, translating into MSIIAKTPQPPYYAVIFTSERTEGDKGYAKMADKMVELASKQQGFLGVESVRDQEGIGITVSYWESLNAIKNWKDNAMHQVAQKKGKAEWYKRFGLRVCKVERDNFFKV